The Synchiropus splendidus isolate RoL2022-P1 chromosome 8, RoL_Sspl_1.0, whole genome shotgun sequence nucleotide sequence CAATAAGAAtcagtttttaaaatcattaCTGCATGACGATGAAGTCAGCGCCACCTACAGTACAGGAGCACGAAGGCGGTGGTTGAGTGAGTGTGGTTATTAGAACAGCCTCATTCTGTGGTGGGACTCATCTGCAGATGTGCCGGAAGCACATTATTGAAATTATCGTTTTTTGCAAATagtgttgttatttttctcATGCAGCATTAAAGAGTAatgttgtctttctttctttattgtctTATGTTGGAGTCCCAGCTTTCACCTGTGAAGTATTATAATAGCAATGATGTATATTAtaaggaaatatatatattattaatatatcgCAGTTGTATTGCATGGATTTTAAAGAAACTCAAAAGTTTTAATGTTTAAACTATTATATctactgatgtatttttgctCATTGCATTGCAGCAGTgcttgtatattttattttgactttattCTATCGCTACTCCATCACAAAATGACCCACGTGCAGTGAAGTGCAACGCGTTTTTGTCAATATTATTAGATAGCATGACTGAGTAATTTTATTGTGGGAATTTTAgaattgaatgtttatttttgaatttcGGGCACCTGGTGATTTCCCGGTCGTAAGAGCCTGGTGGCCGACAGCATCAACTGtacacagagggagagagagagcgatggAGAGTCGCTGTGGGACCGGGGGCCCAAATCCACTTGTACTGCTGTAACACTATCGGCCGTAATTGGCTGAGGGTCGCAGATTAAGATGGATGAGACATTAAAGTGGCTCTTTGGAGTTGAAGGGATCGATAAATATCCGGAGAGGAGACAAATCACCGCTGCACGTGAGAAcacggaggaggagaggagagcaagAGCCCTGTCAGCTGACCGCAGAGAAATAAAACCTTACAGAGAAatacaaattttaaaaaagtgactgtacattgtgaaataaaaaaaacgcgtTTATGTGTCTCCCGGTATTACTATtcattactatatatatatctatatatatctatatatatatatatatatatatatatatatatatatatatatatatatatatatatatatatatatatatatatattatgaagtGTACAACTTTTACATTATttcttaaaacgtgtttttagtaTTAATAATTTCTGTGTGGGTACTCGCAGGTCCTGTGGTTCTGAGCAGCCCGGCCCAGTTGGTGGCCCCGGTTCTGGTGGCCCGGGGGACCATGTCCATCACCACCACGGAGATCTACTTCGAGGTGGATGAGGATGACCCCGCCTTCAAGCATGTCGACGCCAAGGTGAGTCCGTTTTAATAACCACAATATCATCGTCTCATAAAATGGCGACTTATCCGCCATTTTTATATTCACGACCTGTTTGCGTTATGccagaaattcaaaatgtttctcttcattttgGTTATTTTCGAATCATTTATGGTGTCTTTGAGGTCACTGCCAGTGCAACATTTAGGCCGcgaattttatttgttttaaagaaaaacagatttaaTTAGCCACATCCAGCTGTGGTGAGTGCGTGTCTCTTAAATAACAATTGAAGCGCCTAAACACACGTAACAAAACCATAATTggacacaatatatatatataacaactcGTTTTATTAGCTCTTTAAATTAGATGAAAGACAGAAACAGATCACAGATGTTAATCCAGTGTATTCAAGtgcattttttcttctcaattAAAAACTGTAATATATAGATTTTATAATATacgttattttttttcatcatgttggCCTAAAACACGagtaatttaaataataattcaagTAAAGTCGTTGGAATGTAGTttcttttataaaaacaaatcacCAAAAcgcccatttaaaaaaaagggttcGACTAGCACTGatgtataaataaaactgtCGCTAAAAGAAATGCTGAGATTTGAACAGGTGTCACAGAACAACATTCACAATTTTCATACCACTGGAGtcacaaatgtatttacagTAGAAAAATGTACAGATGAGTgcgttttattctttttttaggggggtgataataataaaaaaataacgtCGGTTAATGGTAGCCAATAATTTAAATATTGACACGCGCGTAAAAGGTGCAAATGATGAGAAGGTCAACGTAGAAATAAGGACAGGAAAAGACAGCAGAGGAAACTCACAGAATGTGTCGGGAATATTTGTGTCCGTTTAGGCCTGTGAGCGGTCTTGTTTTACCTCTCAGAGTTTCTCCAAGCTTTTGGGGTTGGTGAGTATTTCTCTCGCCAGTCGCCAAGTCTGTTTGGCCGCGTTCTCTAGCGCCGAGTGGGGCTTTCCTTGGAAGAGGTCAAGGTTCGGGAGGAAGTAGTGCGGGCACCTCCGGCACTGCAAACAGGAAATCAGCTGCAATAGAATCCCGTTCAGACGGTCTCCCAGGCAGTTCTCGTCCCAGTCCGACTCCCGCGGGTGCTTCTCGCACTCGTAGGAAACCAAAGTCTTCATGTGGTAGTTGTTGAGCGGCTGGCCCGGCAGCTCCAGGTGCCGGTCCCGCAAAGCCTTGAGCACCGAGAGACACTTCTTCCTGCAGCCGCCCAGCAGCAGTCGGTTCTCGGCCTCGGCGAACTGCAGCACCCAGGCGTCGCTCTCCGCCGAACTCTGCTTCCCGTTCAACGAGTAGCACTCTTTGGATAAAAGGTTGAATCCCTCCGCCTTGACCTCCGCGACCCGGTTGGGCCCCGGCCACGGGATGTGCGGCAGGGGCCAGTGCGCCGCGCTCCGGGGCCAGATCCCGGTGCACTTGAAGGCGGGGGTGATCTGCACCACGTATCTGTCCCTGATGCGCAGCTTGACCTCGCTGGTGTCCGCCACCATCTTGACCACGTCTCTGTAGCTGCACTTGTCCACCGCTTGCGCCACCAGGGTCTGGAAGCGGGAGCGGATCTTGCGCGCGGAGAGGTACCCGGAGGCGGTGATGAACTCGACCCACAGGGACATGCTCCGTTTGCGGCCGTCGCTGAGCTTCAGCACGGCGCAGCCCGGCAGCGAGCCGTCATCCACGAAGTTGAAGACGCCCATCTGGTTGAGGTAGAGCACCACTTCGAACTCGGTGGGAGAGATGACCTCCAGCCCCTCGAAGCGGTTGTCCATCTCGCTGAGGGAGCTGATGAAGCGCGGCTCCTGGACCTCCACCTCCTTCAGGACGTCCGACACCACCTTGCACACCTCCCGGATGGTCTTGGAGATGGCCGCCTTCCGAGACTGGCATTTCTCGTTGTAGTATTTGTTGAGGTGGTAGACCAGCTTAGCCTGGGCGGCGATCATGTTCGGGCAGAGATCCGGATTGTAGACCGGAGTCTCGCAGTACGCCGACGGATCCAACGCGGCTGTTTGTACGGGAGCCAATTTTAGAGAAGAAAGAGAACGATCTAGACAGAAAAAAGGGGGTAAAATAGCGTGAGACGTGCTCAGAGCACCGCGGTCATGTCACAGCGTCGACTCTCTTTGCAGCTGCATTTGAGCTTTCTGTTGAAAAATCCTTGAAACGGTCAGGAAAAGTCCGCGTAATTGCGCAGCgtggagtgtgtttgtgtgtgtgtgtgagacggtgtAGCCGCGCTGTTTTACCCCGCCACTctccctcgcacacacacacacttttaagGCAGGGGAGGGCTTGGTTCCGCGGTGTCCAATCACAGTACGGTGCGTCACCGTTTTATCGTCCTGCGCGAGCGTTATATCCAAGTCCAAAGCGAAGGTGGTTCTACACCTACATGCTTTGGAGAACAAAACCGTTTTACGGACGGCTGCTCCCGAGTCGGACTCCCGAGCCCGGGCTCCTGCAGGACAAGCGGCGGCTGCTGAGATTCCATTTCAAATGCATTTGTGTTCGATCAGCTCTTTACTTATTGTGGCTTTGCTTTTTCACATTTATCCAAAATGGAtgcgggtttttttttaatatttaaattagCATTTTTTGCCTTTACTAAATGGAATTAATTAATGTTTATACTTTTATTGCAGCAAATATTTTGATGCAAACGTGTTCCTATTTATCAaaactgtttgtgtgtgtgtgtctgtgaagcaCACGTGGTTTATCTAAATTTAGAAAACATGATATTCATGAAACTATTTTATatgctttttttaatctattgattTCGTTGTTGTAAAACtagttttataaaaaaaaatatgtatttgttttatttaaattgttttttatttgtatttcactGATATTGGTgcttaaatatataatatatgcttaaatataatatatgctTAAATATATAGTAATGGTAATAAAGAAAACTACATTGGTATAAAACAATGGTACTTCTTCACTATTTAAATAGTGAAATAGTAACACTATTTAAATAGTGAAGAAGTAacacattgaaattgaaatagtGAAGAAGTAACACTATTTAAATAGTGAAGAAGtaacacatttgaaatgaaataatttgaGTTTTAATCTTATCTTACTGATATATTATCTATTTAATGAACTAATGAAAATAATAGCATTCTAGCATTTgataaatgaagtgaaattTACACAATGCttgttttcaatttatttttatcttcctGCTACTTATTTCGAATTGTATTGGGTCCATTATATTAATATTCAGACAAATTTCCTCTCTAAATAGAACTGTATTATTTCCGTTGAGAAAAAGTTTCCGTTTCTgtaaaaatgttcttcttttgaACGACATTTCTGTGCCACGCGTGGCTTGGCCTTCGCGCCATAATTGACTGGAGTCCTATCGCGCCATGACGCATCTGAACTTGACTCCCGTCTCTGCTTCGGCGTCTAACTGTGGATGCGGCTTTGAACGCCACTTCAAAACGTTAACGACGCGCGGATCAGATGAAGAACATGAAGGCGTTTACGCTCATCCGGGCTCCAGTCAGAGGAGCATCGAGGAGACGTTATGAGGGCGCTCGTCAGCTGCAGCTCCCGCTGCACCGGGCTGCGTGAGGAGGACCCTGATGGATCAGTGACACCCATGATCATCAGCGTTTCAACGCGGTCAGCAGCTTCTGCTCCGCGGACGCTGGTTATTTACTGTTGCCAGGCAGAAACCACACCAAGGCGGCTTCAATTATCGCTCTCAAATGAGGCCGTTTGAATAGAAACGCCCTGAAATCCATACCTCAATACTGCATTACACCAATGTACACTCACTTTTCAAGCAATAAATCAAAGGTTTTCcacaaatatatttacagtaaAAAGAATCTTCATCTATTGAGCAGTTtgtttcacaaataaataaataatgaataaataaatagtagaAGAAAAACGTGTCATGAcgataaatataatgaaaacatttttgacataaaaaaaacagcaatatttATTATGAGGAAAATGCAAACTGTGGTGTGGattttaaaacacacaacatgaaagtgCAATTTGCTTGATGCGTGATTCAGCAGCGTGACCAGCAGGGCCGGCCCTTCCAATAAGCGGACATGAAGTGTTTAAAACAAATGAGTCTGTTATGGTCACCGCTGTTGGGGAGTCGTGCAGTTACACACTCATCAATCGATGCTCATGGTTGTTGCCCAATTTGAGACTGGTTGGACACTTAATATTAATGTGAATTTtagataaaaatatttaatgtttttttttttgtttgttttttttttcgacaaTATAGAAGTCAACTTAGATAATGCATTTTAAGGCCAATATCTTTTAGAATGATCAAACAGTCAGTGTCTATAAAGTCATAAATGTGCAGCAccaatataaatatgaatatatgtaCAAAAAGCAGGTCCAGTTCCTGAATGTATGACAGCTCCTGAACACTTGTAGTTGAGGTGAGGACTGAGATTGTGTCTTCCACTCTTGACACAACCCACCTGTGCGTCAGATGAGAACACAAGTAGGTGGTGGTCATGATGGCGTCACACCGCAGGGTGTAGTAAACAGTCAGTGGCACAAAGTGATCATTTGGAGACGTGGGTGCTAAATTATGCTGAGAGGATGTGATCGGAGGTCGTGGCGAGGCGAGAGGAAGCGGTGTACCTTTCCTCAGCAGGTACTTGTATCAAAGCCAGACCCACCAAGTCAGATACCTCTGAATCCAGTTGCACCTCTCCAGTTGGGCTCCAACCTTCTGGCCCTCAGCATAGCGTGATAGAAGCAGGAGGGGGGATTTTCATCCAGATTATCACCTCTTAATCTAAAGCATGTGGCTGCCAAGATCTGGCAACCTTCTTTGTAGTTCCAGCACTTGTCAGGTTGGGCCTGAGACAGTCCAATCCTCTTAGCCCGATTGTTGCCATTACAGCATTGCAAGCTCGGCTGCGCCTCTTGTTCTAATGGGCAGCTACAGCCTCTTCCACTGCGATACATAGACAGCCACTccagcagactttttttttcccccgagCCGTCAAAATTCATGCACAATGGTGTAAATCACTACAATGACTTTAACGTCTTCCTCTATTCAGCACAAGCATGTGACCCGGATTTGAAGGCCTCTTTGTTTCCAGGGAATGTCACCATGTTTCCTCctacattttatttcttctctgtttttttttttcatttgcaagGCAAGAGTGGTTGTCCTGTTAGCGCGGCCTCATGAAGGGTCAGAGGCACTTTACTATACAGCGTGTGATTTCAGTTTCACGAAGCTATCGCTGCTCTGACGTGATGCATTTGATACAGCCCTTAGCTCTGTGTTATGAGGATTGATCATGCTGCTCATATTGCAGTGTCAAAGCCATGAGTGTGTGCATGCACTGCTTGGTTTATCCTGAGCCTGACTCTCAGGAACCATTTAAAAATGGTTGCAATGTTTCTCTTCTTCATAAAACTTGTGAAAATAGCATTTTGTCTGTCAGTGCACCTCAGCTAAAATGAAATTCAGAGTTTAATGAAGATATTTCAAGTAGTGCTGTCAATAGatcctttatttttattctcaatTCATCGCACTAAAGCAGAGATTAATGACAAAtatatcacacattttgtatctgttctaaatgtaactgaaaggaagatgttatcaacaccagagtgaccaacaatgttttgcttttagcatgttgttgagcctcttcagagcctctgaggttgttctgaagaatgttcttgacagtatctgttatgttggagTAAAccaatgtttgcatgaggaaaacgataacatcttcctttaggTTACATTtggaacagatacaaaatgcgTGATTTGTTTGCCATGAATCGCGGGTTACCTCGGCTTCACTGTGGTTCATTGAGATTAAGATATTAACAGtgactttccagggtgtcccccacctttCGCCCTGGTAAGGACAGTGgaggaaaataaattaaaactgTAAACAAAGAATCAATACTGTCTTGGATTCATTACTTCATTATAGTGCTGAGGTATTAGAATTATGACAATAATTGAAATGTCCATATCATGTTGTCACTCTAACAGAGGATCAGCCTTAAGCATGTATATGTTTACACACTTGTGTGTGACCCCCCTTTGACCAGCCGTGTTGAGCCATTGTTCAAGTGGAGCTGCACCTTGAGAAGCAGTCAGTTGCTCACAGCAAGaggagtttgtttgttgttgtttgtgcttCCTCATGCGTGTGTTGCTTTACTCCAggcactctgttttcctcccatcgtttttggttttgattttttttttccatattatttcagaatcagaatcagatttattgccatggtcaactaggaaagtgctttggaaaatgtgctgtcaaaaataaaataaaataaaaaggactGACCACAAATGCATcagaaagaagctgttcctgtgacgggaggttctggtctggatcgaggGAGGGAACAAGATGGGATAGACTAACAGGAAGTTCAAAAACTACGGAAactatgaattaaaaatgaatgcgtACCGCAAGTGAattgatacatttatttatccatAGTTTTACATTACAGGGAGTCAGTCATTTCCCTTACACATACATGCTGGTTCAATGATATGatctggtcataatgtttgaaATGAATCTGGTCGGCAGCCCGACAAGAGGAGAGTATTTTCTGAAATAATCCCATTAGCAAAGATAAAACATCCAACACTGCCTTGAGTTGTAAAATGGAGGGACCGGAAGGCAGCAGCTAGCCTCGGCGCTAATGTGCAGATTAGTCAAAGTGGACCTAATAGGATGACACATTTGTGTATAAATCAGATTAAAAGCAATGACGTGTGAAAGATGTGTGACATTAACTCGAGCAGTCAAACTGTGAGAAATAATATCATCTCGCCGGATGGCCGCCACTCACGCCGACACGTTCCCCGATAATGTTATTTGTCAGAAGAGGAGATTGTCATCGGGGGTTTTTAATAACGGGCCTTTATTATTCCGGGCAATATGGCGTCTCGGCGGGAGGCCGGGTAATTCCGCAGACCCCCTTCGGATGGAGTCCGTTCATTTGTTTTATGCTCTGCGGTGAATTAGCGAGCCTTCACCAGGACGAGTCAGAAAGCTGCGGCGCTGTCGGCCCCGAGGCTGCTCGCCGGCCCGTCTGTGACGTCACTCGCCGCACGGCACAGACAAAGAGACCAAGTTATCGGCGTGGTGGAAATAATCTGGAGACAGTGAGGAAGTGCGTAGATTAAGGACTGTAATAGATTGTCTCAGCTTGGTGTGGCCCTTGACCCCTCCCCTCTGCAATATGGTACGCTTGTCAGCCTCGGTGATGAATGACGTGCATCTATTTGCATGAGTTTAGCATGAATACTCCTTATTTTGGCTTAAATGTTGCCGCACAGCACAGAGGCTCAGTTGAGTTCTTCACACGCTTTATGGGTTCGTGAGCAGTTTTCCTCTGGTGTATTAGTCGTGTAGCTCTGCAGTTTTAACCAGCAAACGTTGCATGCAACCATTTCATTTGCTGACTTGATCTGATACGATTATGTGGACGGAGATATGGGTGTCGATACATGTTGTGCTAATGGCTACTTTTGAAAAcgttccatccatcatcctgaGCCCGCCTGTTTAGCCGAGGTCAGGTGGCGGGGGCAGCAGTAAGAGGTCGATGTTTGGCTCCCTCTTGAAACGTCTCCTGTGCTTCAGAGTTTTGAAGAGATGtttcaagttttgttttgatgatacacagctgtgatgtttatttcaacCCCATATTTCAACATGCAACCCAACTTTTTGTCCGAGAGAAGGGACCAGAAAAGCGCTTTCACCACGTCACATTGTGGACTCGCTAGCTATTCCACCTTGCTTATGGGAATCTACATAGAAATGACTGCTCTGGGTTTAATATATAGAAGTTTTCAGTAGTTTTCTTAAGTATTTCATTATAATCacaactaaaataaaacttACTTCACTTtgtatgttgtttttgtcatgtttaatcacaacaaactttttttttttttttttaattatcggCCATCTTTCTGAGCAACTGTATTCTAATGCAGCATATTGTTTCCCTAATTCAacttacaggggttggacaaaataatagaaACACCTACATGCTAAAAaagcttgaaggtgtttcccttaaaaaaaaaaaaacaattataaataataaaaagcaacAAT carries:
- the mab21l1 gene encoding putative nucleotidyltransferase MAB21L1 produces the protein MIAAQAKLVYHLNKYYNEKCQSRKAAISKTIREVCKVVSDVLKEVEVQEPRFISSLSEMDNRFEGLEVISPTEFEVVLYLNQMGVFNFVDDGSLPGCAVLKLSDGRKRSMSLWVEFITASGYLSARKIRSRFQTLVAQAVDKCSYRDVVKMVADTSEVKLRIRDRYVVQITPAFKCTGIWPRSAAHWPLPHIPWPGPNRVAEVKAEGFNLLSKECYSLNGKQSSAESDAWVLQFAEAENRLLLGGCRKKCLSVLKALRDRHLELPGQPLNNYHMKTLVSYECEKHPRESDWDENCLGDRLNGILLQLISCLQCRRCPHYFLPNLDLFQGKPHSALENAAKQTWRLAREILTNPKSLEKL